One Nonomuraea angiospora DNA segment encodes these proteins:
- a CDS encoding type II secretion system F family protein, with the protein MIGIVLACGAVSGLGIALTLTAAFPAPPALAPAMERLRPGTHAEPEQDWKSRLVRRLPGTLIGARVPHTDLALLGKTPHDYLAQKALMLSLGAAGPFVFWAWCALLGVILPWLVSWTACLAFAVAVFFAPDAAIRGQAAEARAAFRQAIVAYLDLVALARAAGAGPAEALESAAKIGHGWTFQRLAQALDPARRGTGSAWDELSRLAKEIGAPELADMAAIAQLAGTRGASILDTLMAKAQSLREADLSAEVAKARSRTETMTVPMALSVLGFLLLLGYPAFARMTGG; encoded by the coding sequence ATGATCGGGATCGTGCTGGCCTGCGGCGCAGTCAGCGGCCTCGGGATCGCTCTCACCCTCACCGCCGCCTTTCCGGCTCCGCCCGCGCTCGCCCCTGCGATGGAACGTCTCCGGCCAGGCACACATGCTGAGCCCGAGCAAGACTGGAAGTCACGCCTGGTCAGGAGGCTCCCGGGCACGCTGATCGGCGCGCGAGTCCCGCACACGGATCTGGCGTTGCTCGGCAAGACACCCCACGATTACCTCGCCCAGAAGGCGTTGATGCTCAGCTTGGGGGCGGCGGGTCCGTTCGTGTTCTGGGCGTGGTGTGCGCTGCTTGGCGTCATCTTGCCCTGGCTCGTCTCCTGGACGGCGTGCCTGGCGTTCGCCGTCGCGGTGTTCTTCGCCCCAGATGCGGCCATCCGCGGTCAGGCCGCCGAAGCACGCGCGGCGTTTCGCCAGGCCATCGTCGCGTACCTCGACCTGGTCGCGCTCGCCCGCGCCGCAGGAGCAGGACCGGCCGAGGCGCTGGAGTCCGCGGCGAAGATCGGCCACGGGTGGACCTTCCAGCGGCTGGCCCAGGCGCTGGACCCCGCGCGCCGGGGCACCGGCAGCGCGTGGGACGAGCTCTCCCGCCTGGCCAAGGAGATCGGCGCCCCCGAGCTCGCGGACATGGCCGCCATCGCTCAGCTCGCCGGCACCCGAGGAGCAAGCATTCTCGACACCCTGATGGCCAAGGCACAGTCGCTGCGCGAGGCCGACCTGTCAGCCGAGGTCGCCAAGGCCAGATCCCGTACCGAGACCATGACCGTGCCGATGGCGCTGTCCGTCCTCGGATTCCTACTGCTGCTCGGCTATCCCGCCTTCGCGCGGATGACCGGCGGCTGA
- the cas1e gene encoding type I-E CRISPR-associated endonuclease Cas1e has product MADRVSSVYIERSHIDRDENAVVVINKRDTVRIPAAMIAVMLIGPGTRITHGAVQLLGDSGTAVCWVGEQGVRLYASGLGPSRGAGLLYRQAWLVTRPKERLAVARAMYGMRFPGEDVSSMTMQQLRGREGARVRKQYQHHSQRTGVAWTGRDYRPGDPFATGDDLNRLLSAANTALYGISHAVIVGLGASPGLGFVHTGSATSFVMDIADLYKADYTIPLAFDLAAQGLTEERDARLRLRDRIAEDKLLGRIVRDIKALLALDGTEVPEIDVNELWDDKVGTVAGGVNWAGTEEFPDDPLYAEFNQATMGEDHIAVIGPDFDKPFHTDEASNS; this is encoded by the coding sequence ATCGCCGACCGCGTCTCCAGCGTCTACATCGAACGCAGCCACATCGACCGCGACGAGAACGCCGTCGTCGTCATCAACAAACGCGACACCGTCCGCATCCCCGCCGCGATGATCGCTGTCATGCTGATCGGACCCGGCACCCGCATCACCCACGGCGCCGTTCAACTCCTCGGCGACTCCGGCACCGCCGTGTGCTGGGTCGGCGAACAAGGCGTCCGCCTCTACGCCTCAGGCCTCGGCCCTAGCCGCGGCGCAGGACTGCTCTACCGCCAGGCCTGGCTCGTCACCCGCCCCAAGGAACGCCTCGCCGTCGCCCGCGCCATGTACGGCATGCGATTTCCCGGCGAAGACGTCTCCTCCATGACCATGCAACAACTGCGCGGACGCGAAGGGGCCCGCGTCCGCAAGCAGTACCAGCACCACTCCCAACGCACCGGCGTGGCCTGGACTGGCCGCGACTACCGCCCCGGCGACCCGTTCGCCACCGGCGACGACCTCAACCGCCTGCTGTCAGCGGCCAACACCGCCCTGTACGGCATCTCCCACGCCGTCATCGTCGGCCTCGGCGCCAGCCCCGGCCTCGGCTTCGTCCACACCGGCTCCGCCACCTCCTTCGTCATGGACATCGCAGACCTCTACAAAGCCGACTACACCATCCCCCTCGCCTTTGACCTGGCTGCCCAAGGCCTGACCGAAGAACGCGACGCCCGCCTCCGCCTGCGCGACCGCATCGCCGAAGACAAACTCCTCGGCCGCATCGTCCGGGACATCAAAGCCTTGTTGGCCCTTGATGGGACCGAAGTCCCCGAGATCGATGTCAACGAACTTTGGGACGACAAGGTCGGCACCGTCGCAGGAGGCGTCAACTGGGCCGGAACCGAAGAGTTCCCCGACGATCCCCTCTACGCCGAGTTCAACCAAGCCACCATGGGCGAGGACCACATCGCCGTCATCGGCCCTGACTTCGACAAACCTTTCCACACCGATGAGGCGAGCAACTCATGA
- a CDS encoding ATP-binding protein has protein sequence MDPEVGVLNGDFLAEMVFPGTRRTVPLARHCVERVLTQAGHRNVDNATVVVSELVSNAVLHSRSTQPGGQIIVVVTEIGDALARIEVTDEGPIMVPRPRLAREDECCGRGLQIVEDLSSRWGVRPRSRTWKTMWAEVLTTENASIAVTDMPLSRAEL, from the coding sequence ATGGATCCGGAGGTAGGCGTGTTGAACGGAGACTTCCTCGCCGAAATGGTGTTCCCAGGAACACGCCGCACGGTGCCGCTAGCCCGTCACTGCGTCGAAAGGGTGCTCACCCAAGCAGGGCACCGGAACGTGGACAACGCGACCGTCGTGGTCAGCGAACTGGTAAGCAACGCCGTCCTCCACAGCCGATCGACGCAGCCAGGCGGGCAGATCATCGTGGTGGTGACAGAGATCGGCGATGCGCTGGCTCGCATAGAGGTGACCGACGAAGGGCCGATCATGGTCCCCCGTCCTCGGCTGGCGAGAGAGGACGAATGCTGCGGGCGCGGCCTGCAAATCGTCGAAGATCTCTCCTCCCGATGGGGCGTGCGTCCGAGATCTCGCACTTGGAAGACGATGTGGGCCGAGGTGCTAACGACGGAAAACGCTTCGATCGCCGTCACGGATATGCCGCTTAGCAGGGCGGAACTGTGA
- the cas2e gene encoding type I-E CRISPR-associated endoribonuclease Cas2e encodes MTVIVLVAAPEGLRGHLTRWMVEVSAGMFVGNPSKRIRDRIWTLLANRIGDGQAILVEPASNEQGWALRTAGKDRWYPVDFDGLILSARNRR; translated from the coding sequence ATGACCGTCATCGTCCTGGTGGCCGCTCCCGAAGGACTGCGCGGCCACCTCACCCGCTGGATGGTCGAAGTCAGCGCTGGCATGTTCGTCGGAAATCCCAGCAAACGCATCCGCGACCGCATCTGGACCCTCCTTGCCAACCGCATCGGCGATGGCCAGGCCATCCTCGTCGAACCCGCCTCAAACGAACAAGGCTGGGCTCTCCGTACGGCAGGGAAAGACCGCTGGTACCCCGTCGACTTCGACGGGCTGATTCTCTCCGCCCGCAACCGCCGATAA
- a CDS encoding pilus assembly protein TadG-related protein, which yields MNAERGSVTLFTAVVAFALLLCAGLMVDGGAKIQAYREAYAAAEEAARAGAGQMNTGHAYTSGQFKIDPAQAANAARAYLSSAGHAGTVSTTGNQVRITVTVTKPTVLISLIGIGTVSATATASARMFHGIEQGQS from the coding sequence GTGAACGCGGAGAGAGGCTCGGTCACGCTGTTCACCGCAGTGGTCGCGTTCGCACTGCTGCTGTGCGCCGGACTCATGGTGGACGGCGGCGCCAAGATCCAGGCCTACCGCGAAGCCTACGCCGCAGCCGAGGAAGCCGCCCGCGCCGGAGCCGGACAGATGAACACCGGCCACGCCTACACCAGCGGCCAGTTCAAGATCGACCCCGCCCAGGCAGCGAACGCCGCCCGCGCCTACCTGTCCTCGGCCGGCCACGCCGGCACCGTCTCCACGACCGGCAACCAGGTGCGGATCACCGTCACGGTGACCAAGCCCACCGTCCTGATCTCCCTGATCGGCATCGGCACCGTTTCCGCCACAGCCACCGCCTCCGCGCGAATGTTCCACGGCATCGAACAAGGACAATCATGA
- a CDS encoding LysM peptidoglycan-binding domain-containing protein, which translates to MTMYGLRHPLLARTAAGAALTGLLAGIPTILLIFFWPIDLPTLDDLATPGEPIVIKTLLLATVWTCWALFALAVTVELVGTLRAQRSQVRLPFQRLAAYLITTITVAAAAPIAAPRALIPAAAIAAASTEIHDHPATAALDKGETAKPYVTYVVQSRDTLWTIAEKQLGDPMRYRDIIALNQGRTMNDGRPFTQGEWLQAGCTLHLPTDARKPEPTRLRTHTVTSGETLWGISKQHLGKGIQYKKIFKLNKGRPQPGGTRLTDPDVLEPGWRLILPKHGRATQKTKSVHRRTLQRHAAKPTHRTPSSHHSEDPPSFRTSSSPLATETGPSSRDIAPPHPATGTIALRPVLNPASPHPPAEPAPQIPRPAAVTTSSEVVMLPQGGMMALSFAAGIAVALAATRLHRRRRLPAPTIDEPVSVLAPEPQSPAVRALEQAHRNSDPEAAPPDDFELVSSAFEIDPPVTLKAGMRNDDPVHLPLSGLNLALTGSGADDCIRAIILDLLTQADAHRASIIIPIQDAERWFGATITTLTNHLPELHLTATLDEAINHFEEQLVSRRGLLQDYEADDIQQLRQAEPGEPLPALLLATSCPDGHTYLDTLLTTAAHLGLGAVLTGHSPSGTTCELDQNRHVTEATGPMATELRNVTLFHLPPDAATSVLHTLATGNGMPTEHPEQPADLPIPPPSTTPQPVRFTLLGEPAIDVRGTPVDLTRRTKALELFVLLALHPKGLDREEICERLWPDLEETLASYRFHAALKDLRTALRDASTPDDKKAHFIERSGKTYRIEPQHIDVDLWSFHQALAEARTATNAQEKLTALETVASLCLGQLCKGLKYDWLDQDHRWPLTIASVKALLQLGALHEHAGHDERALEIYDQACALDPDMESAARSTIRLLTTLGRTDEARQRARQLKARLNTLGVTPSPETQTVLKQLNAPSNPPYRL; encoded by the coding sequence ATGACGATGTACGGGCTGCGTCATCCACTGCTCGCCAGAACCGCCGCCGGCGCGGCACTCACCGGCCTGCTGGCCGGGATCCCCACCATCCTTCTGATCTTCTTCTGGCCCATCGACCTGCCCACCCTCGACGACCTGGCCACTCCAGGCGAGCCCATCGTCATCAAGACATTGCTGCTGGCCACGGTGTGGACCTGCTGGGCCCTGTTCGCCCTCGCGGTGACAGTGGAACTTGTAGGCACGCTCCGCGCCCAGCGCAGCCAGGTACGCCTGCCGTTTCAACGACTCGCCGCGTACCTGATCACCACCATCACCGTGGCCGCCGCCGCCCCCATCGCCGCGCCTCGCGCCCTGATCCCAGCTGCAGCGATCGCCGCGGCCTCCACGGAGATACACGATCACCCTGCGACCGCCGCATTGGACAAGGGCGAGACCGCGAAGCCATACGTGACCTATGTAGTCCAATCCAGAGACACCCTCTGGACGATCGCCGAAAAGCAGCTCGGCGACCCGATGCGCTACCGGGACATCATCGCCCTGAACCAGGGCCGCACCATGAACGACGGCCGCCCCTTCACCCAGGGCGAGTGGCTGCAGGCCGGCTGCACCCTGCACCTGCCCACCGACGCCAGGAAGCCTGAGCCTACGCGGCTACGGACGCATACCGTCACCTCGGGCGAAACCCTGTGGGGCATCTCCAAGCAGCACCTCGGAAAGGGCATCCAGTACAAAAAGATCTTCAAGCTGAACAAGGGACGCCCACAGCCTGGCGGGACCCGGCTAACCGACCCTGACGTGCTGGAACCGGGCTGGCGGCTGATCCTGCCCAAGCACGGACGTGCCACGCAGAAGACCAAGTCGGTCCACCGCCGCACCCTCCAACGGCACGCAGCCAAGCCAACTCATCGCACCCCTTCGTCGCACCACTCGGAGGACCCACCTAGCTTCCGGACCTCGTCATCTCCCCTCGCCACCGAGACAGGGCCCTCCTCCCGGGATATCGCCCCACCTCATCCGGCTACCGGAACAATCGCGCTCCGCCCTGTTCTCAACCCCGCCTCGCCCCACCCGCCTGCTGAGCCTGCGCCACAGATTCCGAGACCAGCCGCAGTAACGACCTCTTCCGAGGTGGTCATGCTGCCCCAGGGCGGGATGATGGCGCTCTCCTTCGCCGCGGGCATCGCCGTCGCACTCGCCGCCACCCGGCTCCACCGCAGACGCCGTCTGCCCGCCCCGACCATCGACGAACCCGTCAGCGTGCTCGCCCCAGAACCCCAATCCCCAGCCGTACGAGCGCTCGAACAAGCACACCGCAACAGTGATCCAGAAGCGGCACCACCGGACGACTTCGAACTGGTCAGCTCGGCGTTCGAGATCGACCCACCCGTCACGCTCAAAGCCGGAATGCGTAACGACGACCCCGTACACCTGCCCCTGTCCGGACTGAACCTGGCCCTCACCGGCTCAGGAGCCGACGATTGCATCCGCGCCATCATCCTCGACCTGCTCACCCAGGCCGACGCCCACCGCGCCAGCATCATCATCCCGATCCAAGACGCCGAACGCTGGTTCGGCGCCACCATCACCACCCTGACCAACCACCTGCCCGAGCTCCACCTGACGGCCACCCTCGACGAAGCCATCAACCACTTCGAAGAACAACTCGTCAGCCGCCGCGGCCTCCTCCAGGACTACGAGGCCGACGACATTCAGCAACTCCGCCAAGCCGAACCCGGAGAACCCCTCCCCGCCCTACTGCTCGCCACCTCCTGCCCCGACGGCCACACCTACCTGGACACCCTTCTGACCACGGCAGCCCACCTCGGGCTCGGCGCCGTACTGACCGGCCACTCACCATCAGGAACCACCTGCGAGCTCGACCAGAATCGCCACGTCACCGAAGCAACCGGCCCCATGGCCACCGAACTCCGCAACGTCACTCTCTTCCACCTACCGCCAGATGCCGCAACATCGGTGCTCCACACGCTCGCCACCGGCAACGGCATGCCCACCGAACACCCCGAACAGCCAGCCGATCTCCCGATCCCTCCGCCCAGCACGACACCCCAACCAGTACGGTTCACCCTCCTGGGAGAACCCGCGATCGACGTACGCGGCACACCCGTGGACCTCACTCGACGCACCAAAGCACTCGAACTGTTCGTCCTCCTCGCCCTTCACCCGAAGGGACTGGACCGCGAGGAGATCTGCGAGCGCCTATGGCCCGACCTGGAGGAAACCCTGGCCAGCTACCGCTTCCACGCCGCTCTCAAAGACCTGCGTACCGCCCTTCGCGACGCCTCCACCCCTGACGACAAGAAGGCCCATTTCATCGAACGTAGCGGCAAGACCTACCGCATCGAGCCCCAACACATCGACGTCGACCTCTGGAGCTTCCATCAAGCACTCGCCGAGGCCCGTACCGCCACCAACGCACAGGAAAAGCTCACAGCCCTGGAAACCGTCGCATCCCTATGCCTCGGGCAGCTCTGCAAGGGCCTCAAATACGACTGGCTCGATCAGGACCACCGCTGGCCGCTCACCATCGCCAGCGTCAAAGCCCTCCTCCAGCTCGGTGCCCTCCACGAACACGCAGGACATGATGAACGAGCCCTGGAGATCTACGATCAGGCCTGCGCCCTCGACCCCGACATGGAAAGCGCCGCTCGATCTACCATCCGCCTCCTGACCACCCTCGGCCGCACCGACGAAGCCCGGCAACGCGCCCGGCAGCTCAAAGCCCGCCTCAACACCCTCGGCGTCACCCCCTCACCCGAAACCCAAACCGTCCTAAAACAACTGAACGCCCCTTCAAACCCGCCATACAGGCTTTAG
- a CDS encoding helix-turn-helix domain-containing protein, which produces MANETRSPTVRRRQLAGALRELREERELSIEQVADQLDWHPTKLSRFETARRAIQPSDVRALLDVYQVDQADRDALLVLAREARQRDWWQAYGQAIPEGFKVYLGLEAAVSSLYIYESEFIPGLVQTEDYIRAVHRATLVDAPDRDIEQRVTVRLTRQKLLTSKEAPKLWLVVNEAVIRRVVGGPDVMRAQLERLLEVTRLPNVTLQVLPFAAGAHPAMDGAFHMLRFEPTDPSVVYIEYHAGTLYLEKAQEVEQYAQKFDHLRATALSVGDSRALIEQVARDLHQ; this is translated from the coding sequence ATGGCGAACGAAACACGGAGCCCAACCGTGCGACGACGACAGTTGGCGGGCGCTCTTCGTGAGCTCAGAGAAGAACGCGAGCTGAGCATCGAACAGGTCGCCGACCAACTCGACTGGCATCCGACCAAGCTCAGCCGGTTCGAGACGGCTCGTAGGGCGATCCAGCCAAGCGACGTACGGGCGTTGCTGGACGTCTATCAGGTAGACCAAGCCGATCGTGACGCACTGCTCGTCCTGGCCCGCGAGGCTCGCCAACGCGACTGGTGGCAGGCATACGGACAAGCGATCCCCGAAGGTTTCAAGGTCTACCTTGGGCTGGAGGCCGCTGTGTCTTCTCTGTACATCTACGAGAGCGAGTTCATTCCCGGCCTCGTGCAGACCGAGGACTATATCCGAGCTGTTCACCGCGCTACCCTCGTGGACGCTCCCGATCGAGACATCGAGCAGCGGGTGACGGTTCGGTTGACCCGCCAGAAGCTGCTGACAAGCAAGGAAGCTCCGAAGCTCTGGCTGGTGGTGAACGAGGCCGTCATCCGCCGTGTAGTGGGTGGACCCGACGTGATGCGGGCACAGCTTGAGCGGCTACTTGAGGTGACAAGGCTGCCGAACGTCACGCTTCAGGTGCTTCCGTTCGCCGCCGGCGCGCATCCCGCTATGGACGGGGCGTTCCACATGCTGCGCTTCGAGCCGACGGATCCCAGCGTCGTGTACATCGAATACCACGCAGGTACCCTTTACCTGGAGAAGGCGCAGGAAGTGGAGCAATATGCGCAAAAGTTCGACCATCTACGTGCTACGGCACTGTCGGTCGGCGACTCGCGTGCGC
- a CDS encoding TadE family protein, with protein sequence MDHERMTRERGSTALEMAIIAPALIALLLMVVGLGRVALARSALDAAARDAARQASLARDPTTARSAAVTSARAALAREGLACAPSVTVDTAGLSAPLGRPASVIARVSCEVNLADLGLPGIPGTKNITSSFTSPIDPYRARGDQP encoded by the coding sequence ATGGACCACGAGCGGATGACTCGCGAGCGCGGATCGACGGCCCTGGAAATGGCCATCATCGCACCAGCGCTGATAGCGCTGCTGCTGATGGTCGTCGGGCTGGGCCGTGTCGCCCTCGCCCGCAGCGCTCTCGACGCCGCCGCCCGCGACGCCGCCCGGCAAGCCTCCCTCGCACGCGATCCCACCACTGCCCGATCGGCGGCTGTGACGAGCGCACGGGCAGCACTTGCTCGTGAAGGACTGGCATGCGCACCGTCGGTGACCGTGGACACCGCAGGCTTGTCAGCACCACTGGGCAGGCCGGCCTCAGTGATCGCCCGAGTCTCCTGCGAGGTGAACCTGGCCGACCTCGGCCTACCAGGAATCCCCGGCACCAAGAACATCACCAGCAGCTTCACCAGTCCAATCGACCCGTACCGCGCACGAGGAGACCAGCCGTGA
- a CDS encoding type II secretion system F family protein, with protein MPLAYGLAAFSATWWLTGWPVAAAGAAAGAVALPRMLTSRDTVRRIERLEALEAWIRHLADVLGGSAGIEEALRSSADHPPAPIAAEVRALARRLTYRTPTEQALRAFADDLADPTGDMIAAALILACRARGQGLRDVLQRLARTVAKDVAARREINAERATHRVTARWVVGALLGYTTFALLNTTYVAPFGTIGGQLVLGTVIGLYAGAFVWLHRLARPPKGHRFLNAAGGRS; from the coding sequence ATGCCGTTGGCGTACGGGCTGGCCGCGTTCTCTGCCACGTGGTGGCTGACAGGCTGGCCGGTCGCCGCCGCCGGGGCCGCAGCGGGCGCGGTAGCACTGCCGCGCATGCTGACCAGCCGCGACACCGTACGGCGGATCGAGCGGCTCGAAGCGCTGGAAGCCTGGATCCGGCACCTGGCCGACGTACTCGGCGGCAGCGCGGGCATCGAGGAGGCGCTGCGCTCCAGTGCCGACCATCCGCCTGCGCCGATCGCCGCCGAGGTGCGCGCGCTGGCCCGCCGGCTCACCTACCGCACCCCCACCGAACAGGCACTGCGCGCGTTCGCCGACGACCTCGCCGACCCGACCGGCGACATGATCGCCGCAGCGCTGATCCTGGCCTGCCGGGCCCGCGGCCAAGGACTACGCGACGTCCTGCAACGCCTGGCCCGCACGGTCGCGAAGGACGTCGCCGCCAGGCGCGAGATCAACGCCGAACGCGCCACCCACCGTGTCACCGCCCGCTGGGTCGTCGGCGCGCTGCTCGGCTACACCACCTTCGCACTGCTCAACACCACTTATGTCGCTCCGTTCGGCACGATCGGCGGGCAGCTCGTGCTCGGGACCGTGATCGGTCTGTACGCGGGCGCGTTCGTCTGGCTGCACCGCCTGGCCAGGCCGCCGAAGGGGCACCGTTTCCTCAACGCCGCAGGTGGGCGCTCATGA
- a CDS encoding SAF domain-containing protein → MPGRRSPMMLVVGVALTALGALVAWQVYGVASGRVPVLVMARDVPVGQPLQAQDLRTVALGVDAAVQTVDAAGKSTVIGKRAAVDLKAGSLLSPTHVTETLVPVPGEVVVPVALKPGRLPARGIQPGDRIVVTAVSSGEAGHGPAQDHPARVDRVGQPDADGLVVVDLIVPAAAGTALARQAADGQVAIVLQSRAR, encoded by the coding sequence TTGCCTGGTCGGCGCAGCCCGATGATGCTCGTGGTGGGCGTCGCGTTGACCGCGCTGGGCGCCTTGGTGGCCTGGCAGGTGTACGGAGTCGCCAGCGGGCGGGTTCCAGTGCTGGTCATGGCTCGTGACGTGCCGGTCGGCCAGCCGCTCCAGGCTCAGGATCTGCGTACGGTCGCGCTCGGCGTGGACGCGGCGGTCCAGACCGTGGACGCGGCCGGCAAGAGCACGGTGATCGGAAAGCGCGCCGCAGTCGACTTGAAGGCGGGCAGCTTGCTGTCACCCACGCACGTGACCGAGACGCTGGTGCCGGTGCCGGGTGAGGTCGTGGTGCCGGTGGCGCTGAAGCCCGGCCGACTGCCGGCCAGAGGCATCCAGCCCGGCGACCGCATCGTAGTTACTGCCGTCTCATCCGGTGAAGCAGGCCACGGGCCGGCACAGGATCACCCGGCCAGGGTGGATCGGGTCGGTCAGCCGGACGCCGACGGGTTGGTCGTGGTCGACTTGATCGTCCCAGCGGCGGCTGGTACGGCTCTGGCCCGCCAGGCGGCTGATGGCCAGGTGGCCATCGTGTTGCAGTCGCGGGCCAGGTGA
- a CDS encoding CpaF family protein has protein sequence MRKILPQVTEALDNAAVTGDEAVREYARAVIIDLVREYADSRTLAGRNVPTLPEERLLAEAVYNEIFALGRLQPFVDDPDVENIDVNGCDQVWITYRDGRKLPGPPIADSDEELVGNVRRWAAYQGQTARDFSIARPRLHLSVGRTRIAALMGVTPRPCLSIRRHGMIHADLDDLMASDTLDKGCRAFLAAAVRAHKDIVITGGMGDGKTTFARALAAEIDPDERIATVEKEYELFLHAQPDRHRDVLALEAREGNTEGFGAITLHQLIEDALRFNARRIIVGEVRGDELVPMLEAMNTGGAGSICTMHADSADQVFARMLILAGSGGLAIAPETLFRTIGMAVDFVVHLRHELRHDLDGLVNRRYVAEIHEVLPPADGLEPAVNRVYVPGPDGRAVPKTIPQCMDELVAAGFDPNLFTGGWA, from the coding sequence GTGCGAAAGATCCTGCCGCAGGTGACCGAGGCGCTCGACAACGCCGCGGTTACTGGCGACGAGGCTGTCCGGGAGTACGCAAGGGCGGTCATCATCGACCTCGTCCGCGAGTACGCAGACAGCAGGACGCTGGCCGGCCGGAACGTGCCCACCCTGCCGGAAGAGCGGCTCCTGGCCGAGGCGGTCTACAACGAGATCTTCGCCTTGGGACGCCTGCAGCCGTTCGTCGACGACCCCGACGTGGAGAACATCGACGTCAACGGTTGCGATCAGGTGTGGATCACCTACCGCGACGGCCGCAAGCTCCCCGGCCCGCCGATCGCCGACAGCGACGAGGAACTGGTGGGCAACGTCCGCAGGTGGGCCGCCTACCAAGGCCAGACAGCTCGGGACTTCTCCATCGCCCGCCCGCGCCTGCATCTGTCGGTCGGACGGACGCGTATCGCCGCGCTGATGGGCGTCACGCCGCGCCCGTGCCTGTCGATCCGCAGGCACGGCATGATCCACGCTGATCTGGACGATCTGATGGCCTCCGACACCCTGGACAAGGGCTGCCGCGCGTTCCTGGCCGCCGCCGTACGTGCCCACAAGGACATCGTGATCACCGGCGGCATGGGTGACGGGAAGACCACCTTCGCCCGGGCCCTGGCGGCCGAGATCGACCCGGACGAGCGGATCGCCACCGTGGAGAAAGAGTACGAACTCTTCCTCCACGCTCAACCCGACCGCCACCGAGACGTGCTCGCGTTGGAAGCCCGCGAGGGCAATACCGAAGGCTTCGGCGCGATCACCCTGCACCAGCTGATCGAGGACGCCCTGCGCTTCAACGCCCGCCGCATCATTGTCGGCGAGGTCCGTGGGGACGAGCTGGTCCCGATGCTGGAGGCGATGAACACCGGCGGTGCCGGCTCCATCTGCACCATGCACGCCGACTCCGCCGACCAGGTGTTCGCCCGAATGCTGATCCTGGCCGGATCGGGTGGCCTGGCGATCGCGCCGGAGACGCTGTTCCGCACCATCGGCATGGCCGTGGACTTCGTTGTCCATCTGCGGCACGAGCTCCGCCACGACCTGGACGGGCTGGTCAACCGCCGCTACGTCGCCGAGATCCACGAGGTCCTGCCCCCTGCCGACGGCCTGGAACCGGCGGTCAACCGCGTCTACGTACCCGGGCCGGACGGACGAGCGGTGCCGAAGACGATCCCGCAGTGCATGGACGAGCTGGTCGCGGCCGGCTTCGACCCCAACCTGTTCACCGGAGGTTGGGCATGA
- a CDS encoding TadE family protein encodes MSERERGSATLEAALVYPAVLLLVMLTMNTALWFHARTLAMAAAQEGLRAGRTHGSSPSAGQATAERFIREIGGSFLTHPKVALTRDVDTLEVSVSGQAISLVPLLTLTVTQVARAPIEKWTTSG; translated from the coding sequence ATGAGCGAACGCGAGCGAGGATCCGCGACGCTGGAGGCCGCCCTGGTCTATCCCGCGGTGCTCCTGCTCGTCATGCTCACCATGAACACCGCCCTGTGGTTCCACGCCAGAACCCTCGCCATGGCCGCCGCCCAGGAAGGACTACGCGCCGGCCGAACGCATGGCTCCAGCCCGTCAGCCGGCCAGGCGACAGCCGAACGCTTCATCCGCGAGATCGGCGGATCGTTCCTCACTCACCCGAAGGTCGCGCTCACCCGCGATGTGGACACTCTCGAGGTGTCGGTCAGCGGCCAGGCCATCAGCTTGGTCCCGCTGCTGACGCTCACCGTGACCCAGGTCGCCCGCGCCCCCATCGAGAAATGGACCACGAGCGGATGA